Sequence from the Mauremys mutica isolate MM-2020 ecotype Southern chromosome 2, ASM2049712v1, whole genome shotgun sequence genome:
AGTGAGTGGTTAAGTgcaaaggtcacacagtgagttagttacaaatagaacccaggagtcctgactgccagtcACATacctgagcaacaaaatgatcCATCCTCAATTCACGCAATAGGCCTGACTTACAACTGTGGGTAATTTCACCCCTTGGGGTTCAAGCAATACGTAGGGTGTATGCAATCCAAGCTTGTCAAAGTGACGCCAGGACAATCGCCAGACTGCCTAGTTGTACTGAATACAGGCAAAAAGCTAACAGCTTTATCCTACTTTTGTAATGCAGTTAATTCTGTTCAGATGTGTAAGGCGGGGGAGTTCGGTCTAGTTGGAGCAGAGGACAGGGAatcaggaggcctgggttctgtACCTAGATCTGTAAgggagtgttgtctagtggttaaagtTAGAGTAGGGCATCTGTCATTcttttcctgtgtgatcttggacaaggtACTTAACCTTGTGGTGCCCCAGCTAAAGGGACGTAGTCCGCTTAAGTCATATGTATTAAACATCTATTTGTTATGCGCACTTTAAGATTAAAAGTGAGAGAATTAAAAAACTGAATTTGTTTGTCAGTAACTTATGCTGTTTGGTCacgttgttgttttttcctgGCATTTCTCTCTGTGAAGAATCAGCAGAATCACTTTCATGTTTGTGCACAGTCGTTTTTGTTTTCAGATACTCACTGCTgcaatgtttgggttgcaaaACCTCCAGAGGGACGTTTgtatgtgtttaaaaacaaaagttccTATTACAACCGAAAACAGCGTGGGGCATTTCAACACATCTGCCGGACTTAAATTCTGTagaagctctttttaaaaattctgagtCAAAAGTGAGTTGACTGTGTCTCTTTCAGTGTTAGTCTGGCGATCAGCCTGGATTCAGGCCGGAGTGGCTGTGATGTCACTTTGAGGTGGACAGATGGAATTCTAGATTGAGGAGGCTGCAGTGTCTGGGCCGCAGACCCTGCAGGAGATGAATGTTTGTTGTTAAAAACAATTGTTTTTCttgatccctttttaaaaaaattgttgaaaaattcctgttAGTCTTGGAGATTCGTCAGAAATTAAACGTTGGGCCAAATGTAAGTGGATGGGCTGCCCCTTTAACCCACCAGGGTGTGTCTCTGAAACTGCTATTATTGTATTGTCCCCAGTGAATAGGAGGAGatggagaattttttttccatcagGAATTCGAGCCCAGCAGTTTACTCTGTCCCTCACTTCATGAACAATTTTTGGTGATGATCAGTTGGGTGGCGCGTCAAGTGATGAATGCAGAGcatagcccaggggtgggcaaactacggcccgggggccgcatctggcccttcagatgttttattCCCGCCCatgagctcctgccggggagcaggatctggggcttgtgtctcccggaagcagcagcatgtcccccctctggttcctatgtggaggggcagccaggggctccgcatgctgcacctgccccaagcgctgcccccgcagctccctttggccagcAACCGTGGCCAATGGGGAGCTACAGGGGCGGCGCCTGCTCgcacctccacgtaggagccggagtatcctcctgcatcccagagcccacaccccaacttcctgccccagcccggagtccccttgcgcaccctgaactccccttttgtggctccaccccagagcccgcacccccagccggagccctcacccgctcccacatcccagcccccaattttgtgagcattcatggccctccatacaatttccatacccagatgtggcccttgggccaaaaagtttgcccacccctggcatagCCGGTTTTCTGAATTAATAGCTTCTTGTCTCCCCGTCTCATCTGTTGCTCCTCAGGCTTCTCTGCCACCTGGTCCCCTTCTCATGTGCTAATGCACATGCTTGGTTCCCTCCTCCCCGTGTATGCAGCTTAACACTTGGTCCTTTTCTCCCACTGTGCCCTGGACATACTGCTCAGTAGCTGCTTTCCTTTTGCTCCACCTTCCTTGGACATTCCTCTCGGTTTCCTCCTTCTCCTATGTAGCACAGGCAGCTAAAATGGCTCCTCCTCCTATGCAGCTGCTTTTACAGGCCTCCAGGCTCCCCTGCAATGAAGAGCCTAGACCCTGGTGGAAGCAGCTGAAGAGGAGGGTGTGGAGCCCGTGCTCTAGTGACTTAACCAGCTCTGCACAGATCACCAGCAAGTGATCTGTGGGCCGCAgtttggctctgctgctgccaggggaggctctatgtattttgccgccccaagcacggcagtcaggcggccttcggcggcatgcctgtgggagatccactggtaacgcagattcggcagcatgcctgcgggaggtccgctggtcccgcaccttcggtgtacccactgccgaattgccaccgaaactGTGGGAccggtgggcctcccgcaggcatgccgctgaaggccacctgactgccgccctcacagcgaccggcaggccgccccctgcagcttgctgcccccGGAAcgtgcttggtgcactggtgcctggagctgccccggctgctgctgctgtgaaggACACGTGTGCAGTACTTTGGTGACAGCGTGTGTGGTTATACTCTTGCTTCTGTCAATAACACTGACTTGTaataggagggaggggaagctgctCCTGCTGGAGTGTGACTACAGCCTGAAGTGTCCCAGCACATCATGTATTTCCCTGCTGTTTTGGTGCTAGGTTGCCCGAGGAGCCTGCCGATCAGAACAGTTCCTGCAGCAACACGGCAAGATCCCACCGCCCTCTCCAGTCAAGAAGCAGGGGAGGCAGAGCCGCAAGGCCGCGCCACGCGGAGATGCCTGCCGATGGCTCTCAAGTCAACAGAGGTATTGGCAGGGCTAGGCGACAGCCCCGGAGGAAGCCGGATAAAGCTTTGTATGTTCCCAGGGTGGTGCGTGAaaaactggaggagctgagaaatGAAAGCCTGGCAGGAGCTGGAGCTGAGCCAGATGATGCTGTTGTGCAAGAGGCAGGGAGCTGCATTGAAAGTGCAACTGATGGGACCCCAGAGGAGTTAGGTAACTTTGAGGCCACTACAAATTCCAGCAGGGTAGCAAGTCATCTTGATCCAGTCCCTGGCAAGGAACttcctgaagtccagggccctaaAGAGGCATATGAAGAACATATTGTGGGTGAAATTGGTGGTGAAAAAGGTAACAAGTGTCCAGTGGACTGTTCAGATGTCTCTGTGTTGGAGTGTTCCAGGAACCTATCTGTATTGGAAGGCCGGGATAAAGACTGTTCAGATGCCACTGTATTGGAGTGTAGCAAAAACCTGCACCAAATAGAAGATCAAGATAAAGACACCATGGATGCCAGTGTATTGGAGTGTAGTGAAAACTTACAGGTCCTGGAAAACCAGGATGAAGGCTCTACGAATGCCACTCTATCAGAGTGCCGCAAAAACCTATCCCTACCAGAAGACCAGAATAAGGAGTCTGTGGATGCCTCCATATTGGAACAAAGCAAGAACTCTTCAGTACTTGAAAACCAGGATGAGGGCTGTACAGACACCATCGTATTGGAGTGTAGCCAAAACCCAAGTCTCCCAGAAAACCAGAATCAAAGATGTATGGATGCCCCTGGAATGGAGTATGGTAAAAAACCATCTGTACTGGCAGACCAGGATAAGCACTGCGTGGATACCTCTGTACTGGATCGTGCCCAAAAGGTATCACTACCAGATCTGGATGAGGACTGTACAGTCCTGgcgggcagactgcagtgtggcTTGGAGTTGTCTGCAGAGGATAGAGGCACCGAAAACCCTGCAGTGAATGAGCAGAGCAGCGTAGAGGATGACTGTGGTGCTGAACTCTTGCAAGAGGTAAAGGTGTTGATGTGAATGTTACCTTAGAGACTGGATTTGTGACAGTAATGACCAGCGGATGGGCTGTGAATTAGAGATGTGGCAGTGATTGTAGTAGGCCCTGTCATCTtctaaaagggagaggaggagccccTGGGACACCTCTTTGTCATGGCTCTGGCAGACCTCTGGTTATGGCTCCTGCTTGCTTTTACTGAACCACTTTAAAAGTATAGAATCCTAGGACTGGACGGGACCTCGAGaagtctagtccagtcccctgcactcgaggCAGGACTAACTATTATTCTCTAGACTGTGGCTGTAAAATGACTGGGGAGTGGATGGCTTGGGCAGTGTGGTACACACAGGTGAGTCTCAATCCATTTCCTAGCAGCCAGGGGGTCTCCATCTTAAAGCCCTTCTGCTGCTAACTGGGtctgttgaacagcacaggccaaagactgaatgggCGTTGAGAGCTGAACTCCCCTCTCATCCCTAGAGGGGTCTTTCCGGGGCAGTGTGTAGGGGAAAGCTGATGGCTAAACTGGTTATGTCATGTTCCGGTGGGATCAGTCCTAAGTATCTTGCATGGCTCCCATTCCATATTGGAGCATCTCACGATCTTTATTGCATTTCTCctatgaggcagggcagtgctattatccccattgtccaggtggggaactgaggcaccgagagacTAAGTGACCGGCCCAAGATCACACtggaaggctgtggcagagcagggaatttaaCTCGGGCCTCATCCTAGGCTCGCACCCTAGCCCCTATCTATGTAAAATATGCAGGCATACTTTGTGCTTGATAGAACATTGCATTTTTGAAAGACCCCTACATGTCCTTGCTCATTGGCTTCTCCTGCAATGTTAGAAGTGCACCTTGACATCTAACACGCTTCTCCTCCCAGATTGCAACTTATTTGACTGTAAAGGACATTAGCGTCGAGAAGATCCAGTTCGATTATTCCAGCTCAATGAGGGAGATTTTGGACATGTTATAGAGATCTACGATTTCTTGCCATCCCTGAAAACGGAGCATCTGATGGAAGCATTTTCAGAGTTCCAGTAAGTACCTGCCTCAGAACAGGGCAGTTCCTGCTCGCCACGGGAACGGGCGACAGGCGCTTGATGTCAGTGGTGCCAGTTGCCTGAATGATGTGAGCAGCTCTCCCAAGTTCTAGGCTAGTGTGCGAACCACCGGGCTCTTCTCTTAAAtggccctcatcactgtagtatctgagttcCTGAGTAAAATTACACCCATTGAGTTGAGTTCAACTCCCAAACTATATTCTGTCCTTGGCATCTCTGCTGAAAATGCAGTAAGGATCGGGTCCTTACTTTGCTCAGATTGATCTTGTAAATGTGTAGGACATGGGCAGTGAGCCAATGAAAGCTGCTTGAGAAGTGCATTGATTATCGTGTTAGAACAAAATCCATCCCCTTAACTGTGGAGCTGTGACCAGGGCGCCTCTAATACACTGTGTCCACTCTGCAAAACTGTTTGATCTAGCATCTGCAGCTGGAGACACATTcatgctcttcccctcccctacCGCCCGCTTAATGTACATAATGGTGTGGTGTTAGGTTTCCGTATGAGCCTCTTTAGCTTAATAGTAACACTCCTAAAGACACAAGCTACTTTTTACAGGCTGTCCTCTCCATTTACCTTATGCACTTAGCTCTGATAGCGGAATTGGGCTGAACGCTACCATTAAAACAGAACTGATCATTTTCCAATTCTCATGCCCCTAGCACACAGCAACGGCATTTGAGTTTCCAGAACGTTTTGTTCGGCTGGCTTTCATGCGATTaaaaactcccctcccccccgttagGTTTTGTACCACCTTTTGGGTACCCCTTTCTGACACTTGTACTTCCTGTTGACACTGGAGGAATCCGTTTTTGTCTGAATCATTGTGCAAATGATAAATAATGCTTAGTGCTTTCCATGACAAATCCTAAATCTGGGATTGAAATTAAACTGTGtttcttttaaagaaatgtaTAATCACTGGGGGCAACAAGTCCCTGGGCGGGGGGCGGCATTTGAGTGGGGTTCAGGATACGTGGATTCTGTTCCTGCCGCTTCTATTAAGTCACTCTGTGGCCTTGAATAAGTTCCACTTAGCCCCTCTACTTCTGTCGTCCTCTACCTATAAATAGGGGATAATGCTTTGTAAAGCACCGGGtagctatggatgaaaagcacccCTAAGTACTGATATTACTAACGGAGACTATTCGTCAATTGTTTATGGTGTTGCTCTCCTTTTTCTTTGTAGCAAGAGTGGTTTCAAAATTCAGTGGGTCGATGACACTCATGCCCTGGGTATCTTTTCCAGTCTGGCGGCAGGTAATGTGACTTGATTCTTTGCTATGATGCTAGTAACCTCTGGTATTGGTGGGACTTCACAATGTCGTACGGTAAATAGCTGTGGAGCCTTAAAATTCCACTTGGCCTGTAAGCTGAATTGCAGTGAGTGTCATGGGGTTTCTATGCCCTGTTCCTTCTGGTAAGGTGGAATGTGAAAGAGCCAGGTCCATAGAGTGGTATTGCTAAGGAAATCGTATTTAGGATTAAATCCAGTTTCATCCCAAATCCCACATTCTCATTGGCAGTTGAAAAgcaatctatttccctatgtggGCGTGGAGAGTTCTGCAATTTCTCATCCCCCTCACACGCCATATGGAAGTGGAAACCTTTCTCCCACATCTGCTAGATGTCCTGATCCCTGAATGAAGCAACCTTCTGTAACAGGCATGGAAGATACCACTGACAGTGCATGCAAGTCATTCCAGTACTGAATCTAAGCAGCTGCAAAACACTGATGCCagttccctgccctgccacctcccCCAAACTTTAAACTTCTTTTAAACCACACATTCAACTTCTGACACAAGAACCTAGAATTAATAGAAGAGAACATCAACAA
This genomic interval carries:
- the R3HCC1 gene encoding R3H and coiled-coil domain-containing protein 1, whose protein sequence is MQITKQRFCTLRSPSTTEPGAGAPFHGCCRRGRHKSVPSHRPALQQARPVVFPPGRGAAQAEAKPRPGSRAQTPRGAAAAAGPRPAGECGPLRPAGRPRPPASSAPLRLPPPFRAPGTGADSRLLVLRLQRRPPPNVTLALRCLDGVFLSPNENDFVCKVAEELDHFLLQNQHEKVLLFPPLSSRLRYLIHRTVDNVDLLSSFSVGEGWKRRTVICHSVIRLPEEPADQNSSCSNTARSHRPLQSRSRGGRAARPRHAEMPADGSQVNRGIGRARRQPRRKPDKALYVPRVVREKLEELRNESLAGAGAEPDDAVVQEAGSCIESATDGTPEELGNFEATTNSSRVASHLDPVPGKELPEVQGPKEAYEEHIVGEIGGEKGNKCPVDCSDVSVLECSRNLSVLEGRDKDCSDATVLECSKNLHQIEDQDKDTMDASVLECSENLQVLENQDEGSTNATLSECRKNLSLPEDQNKESVDASILEQSKNSSVLENQDEGCTDTIVLECSQNPSLPENQNQRCMDAPGMEYGKKPSVLADQDKHCVDTSVLDRAQKVSLPDLDEDCTVLAGRLQCGLELSAEDRGTENPAVNEQSSVEDDCGAELLQEIATYLTVKDISVEKIQFDYSSSMREILDML